From a region of the Synechococcus sp. RS9916 genome:
- the typA gene encoding translational GTPase TypA, translated as MTATNKAIRNIAIIAHVDHGKTTLVDALLAQSGIFRDNEAVPTCVMDSNDLERERGITILSKNTAVDYNDTRINIVDTPGHADFGGEVERVLGMVDGCLLIVDANEGPMPQTRFVLKKALEQGLRPIVFVNKIDRARVDPETAVDKVLDLFLELGADDDQCDFPYLFGSGLGGFAKPDMKTESDNMRPLFDAILRHVPPPVGDAEKPLQLQITTLDYSDFLGRIIIGRVHNGKIRQGQSAALIKDDGSVKRGRISKLLGFEGLQRVEIEEAAAGDMVAVAGFDDVNIGETIACPDEPKALPLIKVDEPTLQMTFVVNDSPFAGKEGKFVTSRQVRDRLQRELLTNVALRVEDTDSPDRFAVSGRGELHLGILIETMRREGYEFQVSQPQVIFRTIDGTPCEPVETLVMDVPEAAVGACIEKLGTRKGEMQNMETSSDGRTQLEFIVPSRGLIGFRGEFIRATRGEGIMSHSFFEYRPMLGDFETRRNGVLIAFEEGTATFYALKNAEDRGQFFISPGTKVYKGMIIGENNRPQDLEINVCKAKQLTNMRSAGAEELDTLQAPVQMTLERALEYIGPDEMLEVTPESIRLRKLPAKKMAKR; from the coding sequence ATGACCGCCACCAACAAGGCGATCCGCAATATTGCGATCATCGCCCACGTCGACCACGGAAAAACCACTCTGGTCGATGCGTTGCTGGCCCAATCAGGCATCTTCCGCGACAACGAAGCGGTGCCCACCTGCGTGATGGACTCCAACGACTTGGAGCGTGAGCGCGGCATCACGATCCTGTCAAAGAACACTGCGGTTGATTACAACGACACCCGCATCAACATTGTTGATACCCCTGGCCACGCCGATTTCGGTGGCGAGGTGGAGCGTGTGCTGGGCATGGTGGATGGCTGTCTGCTGATCGTCGACGCCAACGAGGGCCCCATGCCCCAAACGCGCTTCGTGCTCAAGAAGGCGTTGGAGCAGGGCCTGCGTCCGATCGTTTTCGTCAACAAGATCGACCGTGCCCGCGTTGATCCTGAAACTGCCGTCGACAAGGTCCTCGATCTGTTCCTCGAGCTGGGTGCCGACGACGACCAGTGCGACTTCCCTTATCTCTTCGGAAGTGGTCTGGGTGGCTTCGCCAAGCCCGACATGAAGACCGAGAGCGACAACATGCGTCCGCTCTTCGATGCCATCCTGCGCCACGTTCCACCGCCGGTCGGGGACGCCGAGAAGCCCCTGCAGCTTCAGATCACCACCCTGGATTACTCCGATTTTCTTGGCAGGATCATCATTGGCCGTGTTCACAACGGCAAGATCCGTCAGGGCCAAAGCGCAGCGTTGATCAAGGACGACGGCAGTGTGAAGCGCGGTCGGATCAGCAAGCTGCTGGGCTTTGAAGGCCTGCAGCGCGTTGAGATCGAAGAGGCCGCCGCCGGCGACATGGTGGCCGTTGCCGGTTTCGATGACGTCAACATCGGCGAAACCATCGCTTGTCCCGATGAGCCCAAGGCATTGCCACTGATCAAGGTGGATGAGCCCACCCTGCAGATGACCTTCGTGGTCAACGATTCACCGTTCGCGGGTAAGGAAGGCAAATTCGTCACCAGCCGCCAGGTGCGCGATCGCCTCCAGCGCGAACTGCTCACCAACGTGGCGTTGCGGGTTGAAGACACCGATTCCCCCGACCGTTTTGCCGTCAGCGGCCGCGGTGAACTGCACCTTGGCATCCTGATCGAAACCATGCGCCGGGAGGGCTATGAGTTCCAGGTGTCTCAGCCTCAGGTGATTTTCCGCACCATCGATGGCACGCCTTGCGAGCCGGTGGAAACCCTGGTGATGGATGTTCCTGAAGCGGCTGTCGGCGCCTGCATCGAGAAACTCGGCACCCGCAAGGGCGAGATGCAAAACATGGAGACCAGCTCTGATGGCCGCACGCAGCTGGAGTTCATCGTTCCGTCCCGCGGTCTGATCGGCTTCCGCGGTGAGTTCATCCGCGCCACCCGTGGCGAGGGCATCATGAGCCATTCTTTCTTTGAATATCGCCCGATGCTGGGTGACTTCGAGACCCGCCGGAATGGTGTGTTGATTGCCTTTGAAGAAGGAACGGCCACGTTCTATGCCCTCAAGAACGCGGAAGACCGCGGTCAGTTCTTCATCTCGCCTGGCACCAAGGTGTACAAGGGCATGATCATCGGCGAGAACAACCGTCCTCAAGATCTCGAGATCAACGTCTGCAAGGCCAAGCAGCTCACCAACATGCGTTCTGCTGGCGCTGAGGAACTCGACACTCTGCAAGCACCGGTTCAGATGACCCTGGAGCGTGCCCTTGAGTACATCGGTCCCGATGAAATGCTGGAAGTGACGCCTGAATCGATTCGCCTGCGCAAGCTTCCCGCCAAGAAGATGGCCAAGCGTTGA
- a CDS encoding LptF/LptG family permease: MIDTIQATLSRWIRRIPLLDRWLISELVGPLIFAIAAFTVVSLSVGVMFELVRKIVESGLPVLIALQVLLLRLPSFLVISFPMATLMATLLAYSRLSANSELTALRSVGVTARRMIAPALALSLVMTTLTFVFNDVIVPRANRNAEVTLQRALGKAIATEKGDDIVYSRFGRLAGADEGDRTRGLAQLFYAREFRKGTMQGVTLLDFSRVGFTQMLVADEAKWNDKEGKWEFLNGQSVTLTPEGGTITAQFDRYLYPLSAAPVRIAKLPKDANNMTVLEAVEAEQLLRDAGDRKEARRLRVRIQEKFTLPMACLVFGLIGSSLGAKPNNRTSRSQGFGISVVLILVYYVLSFSFSSLGVKGTLPPLLAAWMPVLISLAGGWTLLRQASR, encoded by the coding sequence GTGATTGACACGATTCAAGCCACGTTGTCCCGCTGGATTCGGCGGATCCCCCTGCTCGATCGCTGGCTGATCTCTGAACTGGTGGGTCCGCTGATCTTCGCGATTGCGGCCTTCACAGTGGTCTCCCTCTCGGTGGGGGTGATGTTTGAACTGGTGCGCAAGATCGTTGAATCAGGCCTGCCGGTGTTGATCGCTCTTCAGGTGCTGTTGCTGCGCCTGCCGAGCTTTCTGGTGATCTCATTCCCGATGGCCACGCTGATGGCCACGCTTCTGGCCTACAGCCGTTTGTCGGCGAACAGTGAGCTCACCGCCCTGCGCAGTGTCGGTGTCACCGCCCGGCGCATGATCGCTCCGGCTTTGGCTCTCTCCCTGGTGATGACCACGCTCACCTTTGTGTTCAACGATGTGATCGTGCCGAGGGCGAACCGCAATGCCGAGGTGACGCTTCAGCGGGCGTTGGGTAAGGCGATCGCCACAGAAAAGGGTGATGACATTGTCTATTCGCGCTTCGGACGTCTTGCTGGAGCCGATGAGGGGGACCGCACTCGTGGATTGGCGCAATTGTTCTATGCGCGTGAATTCCGCAAGGGGACGATGCAGGGCGTCACCCTGCTCGATTTCTCCCGGGTTGGTTTTACCCAAATGTTGGTGGCCGACGAAGCCAAGTGGAATGACAAAGAAGGCAAGTGGGAATTTCTCAACGGCCAGAGCGTCACGCTGACCCCTGAGGGAGGCACGATTACGGCGCAGTTTGATCGTTACCTCTATCCACTCAGTGCAGCGCCGGTGCGGATTGCCAAGCTGCCAAAAGATGCCAACAACATGACGGTGCTTGAGGCTGTTGAAGCCGAGCAGTTGCTCCGTGATGCAGGGGATCGCAAAGAAGCGCGTCGCCTGCGTGTTCGCATCCAGGAAAAATTCACCCTCCCGATGGCTTGCCTGGTGTTTGGTCTGATCGGCAGCAGCCTTGGTGCGAAGCCCAACAACCGCACCAGCCGCAGCCAGGGATTTGGTATCAGCGTGGTGCTGATTCTGGTGTACTACGTGCTGAGTTTTAGTTTCAGTTCGCTTGGGGTCAAAGGCACCCTCCCTCCACTGTTGGCGGCCTGGATGCCTGTTTTGATCTCCTTGGCTGGTGGCTGGACTTTGCTGCGCCAGGCCAGTCGCTGA
- the lptB gene encoding LPS export ABC transporter ATP-binding protein, with amino-acid sequence MSLTLERVALTLGGRPLVRDVSLILEPGEVIGLLGPNGAGKTTTFNLVIGLLRPDTGQVLMDGHPVAALSMPERARLGIGYLPQEPSVFRQLSVRENLQLVLAQSGLASVQARDRLHQLIDEFHLQPFVDRKGYQLSGGERRRTEVARALAVGLEGPRYLLLDEPFAGVDPLAVADLQALIHSLRERGMGILITDHNVRETLAITDRAYILTDGSILASGRSDQVAHDPLVRRHYLGEGFQL; translated from the coding sequence ATGAGCCTCACCCTGGAACGGGTCGCCCTCACCCTTGGGGGACGTCCGCTGGTGAGGGATGTGTCCCTCATCCTTGAACCGGGCGAAGTGATCGGCTTGCTGGGTCCCAACGGTGCCGGCAAGACCACCACCTTCAACTTGGTCATCGGCCTTTTGCGTCCGGACACGGGGCAGGTGCTGATGGACGGCCATCCCGTCGCGGCCTTGTCCATGCCGGAGCGTGCTCGCCTCGGGATTGGCTATTTGCCTCAGGAACCGAGTGTGTTCCGCCAACTCTCGGTGCGTGAAAACCTGCAGCTCGTGTTGGCCCAAAGCGGTCTGGCCTCTGTGCAGGCCCGTGATCGCCTGCATCAGTTGATCGACGAATTTCACCTTCAGCCCTTTGTGGATCGCAAGGGCTACCAGCTTTCCGGTGGTGAGCGGCGTCGCACAGAAGTGGCGCGTGCCCTGGCTGTGGGGCTTGAAGGTCCGCGCTATCTCTTGCTGGATGAACCCTTCGCCGGGGTGGATCCCCTGGCGGTGGCCGATCTCCAGGCCTTGATTCATTCCCTGCGGGAACGCGGCATGGGAATCCTGATCACCGACCACAACGTGCGCGAAACCCTGGCCATCACTGACCGGGCTTACATCCTCACGGACGGAAGCATCCTGGCCTCCGGTCGATCTGATCAGGTGGCCCATGACCCTCTGGTGCGCCGTCACTATCTCGGGGAGGGCTTTCAACTGTGA
- a CDS encoding LptA/OstA family protein has protein sequence MSSSVHWPQLIAGWSLPAFVHPWLLRSLPRLGLTALLSLLAIGVSDRSVAAQPQDSGVQSSVAEANGAETPGPTASGGLITIESDTQSADNLTGVVTAAGNVRIVYPSRGMVATARQVQYFSREGRLVLSGDVDVTQEGGNALRAERVIYLLDQERAEADPTPGQQVFSQMVIGPDRKVPTPLAP, from the coding sequence GTGAGCTCCTCGGTACATTGGCCCCAGTTGATCGCGGGATGGTCGTTGCCTGCCTTTGTGCACCCTTGGCTTCTTCGGAGCCTTCCCCGCCTAGGGCTCACGGCCCTGCTTTCGCTGCTTGCGATCGGCGTCTCTGATCGCAGTGTTGCTGCCCAGCCTCAAGATTCTGGTGTGCAGTCATCGGTTGCCGAGGCCAACGGGGCTGAAACACCAGGACCGACAGCGTCAGGCGGTCTGATCACGATTGAATCCGATACGCAAAGTGCCGACAATCTCACTGGAGTGGTGACTGCGGCCGGCAACGTCCGCATTGTCTATCCATCCCGCGGAATGGTGGCCACCGCCCGTCAAGTGCAATATTTCAGCCGTGAGGGTCGCCTTGTACTCAGCGGCGATGTGGATGTCACCCAGGAGGGTGGGAATGCACTCCGTGCTGAGCGGGTGATCTATCTGCTGGATCAGGAGCGCGCCGAAGCGGACCCCACGCCTGGTCAGCAGGTGTTCAGTCAGATGGTGATCGGCCCTGACCGCAAGGTTCCGACGCCTCTAGCGCCATGA
- the ccsB gene encoding c-type cytochrome biogenesis protein CcsB — protein sequence MPIAGDDPVLLLGLSAFALLLVALPWGFWALSSGKTSSGVRVLIALANLALTAQLVLRWWQSGHFPISNLYESLCFLAWACTLTQLLVERSWPSPLVAAAATPMGLGCVAFASFALPDRLQEASPLVPALRSSWLVMHVSVIMVSYAALLVGSLLSVAVLLTDRENALELRSSSIGSGGFRRASLEGGTATAELDLQSVAFSRTEQLDNLSYRTITVGFLLLTVGIISGAVWANEAWGSWWSWDPKETWALICWLVYAAYLHTRLSRGWQGRKPAFVAALGLVVIVVCYIGVNLLGIGLHSYGWFFG from the coding sequence ATGCCGATTGCAGGTGACGATCCGGTGTTGCTCCTAGGGCTTTCGGCCTTTGCACTGTTACTGGTGGCTCTGCCCTGGGGCTTTTGGGCTTTGTCCAGCGGCAAAACCTCTTCGGGCGTGCGTGTTCTGATCGCCCTCGCCAACTTGGCTCTCACGGCTCAGCTGGTGTTGCGCTGGTGGCAGTCCGGCCATTTCCCGATCAGCAACCTCTACGAGTCCCTTTGTTTTCTGGCCTGGGCCTGCACCCTCACCCAGCTTTTGGTGGAGCGCAGCTGGCCGTCCCCGCTTGTGGCTGCAGCCGCCACACCCATGGGCCTGGGTTGTGTGGCTTTCGCCAGTTTTGCTCTTCCTGATCGCTTGCAAGAGGCATCCCCTCTTGTTCCAGCGCTTCGATCGAGCTGGTTGGTCATGCACGTCAGCGTGATCATGGTTAGCTATGCGGCCTTGCTGGTGGGCTCTCTGCTGTCGGTTGCTGTGCTGCTGACCGACCGTGAGAACGCTCTTGAGCTGCGCAGCAGCTCCATCGGCAGTGGCGGATTTCGCCGGGCTTCTTTGGAGGGCGGAACCGCAACGGCTGAGCTGGATTTGCAGTCGGTGGCCTTCAGTCGCACGGAACAACTCGACAACCTCAGCTATCGCACGATCACCGTGGGCTTCCTGTTGCTCACTGTGGGCATCATCAGCGGTGCAGTGTGGGCGAATGAAGCTTGGGGCAGCTGGTGGAGCTGGGACCCTAAGGAAACCTGGGCGCTGATCTGTTGGCTGGTGTATGCCGCTTATCTGCACACCCGCTTGAGCCGTGGCTGGCAGGGAAGAAAGCCGGCATTCGTGGCGGCATTGGGGTTGGTGGTGATTGTGGTTTGCTACATCGGCGTCAATCTGCTGGGCATTGGCTTGCACAGCTATGGCTGGTTCTTCGGATGA
- a CDS encoding U32 family peptidase: MSDFTTPELLAPAGDWAALKAAVAQGADAVYFGVEAFNARLRAENFQLQDLGEIMDWLHARGVRGFLTFNVLVFSDELSKAAELLVAADQACVDALIVQDLGLCRLAQQLVPGLALHGSTQMSITSAAGVAQAADAGCERVVLARELALKDLRRLQNQLRDRQLAMPLEVFVHGALCVAYSGQCLTSESLGQRSANRGECAQACRLPYQMVVDGQALDLDDQRYLLSPQDLSAWMQIPELVELGIASFKIEGRLKDATYVAAATQAYRQQLDGLASDPAAVRRQLEMGFSRGLSTGWLEGINHRRLVHGRWSKKRGPVVGQLQRWDDQGWLTLKVQEPLQCGQGVVLEAQPRVAADPLVPPPEIGGRIMQLDDLGRGRCRIRLGPGRINLRGLQSGASVWLTGDPQWQTTWQKQATRSTDPLALPLSLRVKGVQGEPLALDLVDPVPVDVPPLRLHSSVALQQATGQGLDRERLEAQLGRLGGTGWRLGSLEVELEEQLFLPVAELNRMRRTLLEQMQVCGLTPGSALPTKPALTPETVATALHQCLTAARGADPEVPEPGAPKLVVLVRSLPQLEALIALDRPDWIAGVVADLEQPSELKRAVALGRGQWPEGLRLAGPRITRPDEAWTLEPLVRAEPDGYLVRNADQLERLTPLAPCSGDFSLNTANPLTLDWYRQRWGLDRLTASYDLNLDQLLDLASGTNPNWLEVTLHQHMPLFHMEHCLFCAFLSDGHDHTDCGRPCEKHEVRLRDRSGVEHPLTADLGCRNTLFNGRAQSGVEALPDLLRAGLTRFRLELLDEDPVATQRRVQLYAQALEGSIPSADVWRREQIDHRLGVTRGSLRSVGPERTSRIHS; encoded by the coding sequence TTGAGCGATTTCACCACTCCTGAATTGCTGGCTCCTGCTGGTGATTGGGCTGCTCTCAAGGCCGCCGTCGCCCAGGGTGCCGATGCGGTTTATTTCGGTGTTGAAGCGTTCAACGCCCGGCTTCGAGCCGAAAATTTTCAGCTTCAGGATCTCGGCGAGATCATGGATTGGTTGCACGCCCGGGGCGTACGCGGCTTTCTCACCTTCAACGTCCTGGTGTTCAGCGATGAACTCTCCAAGGCGGCTGAGTTGCTGGTCGCTGCCGATCAGGCATGCGTCGACGCTCTGATTGTTCAGGATTTGGGGCTCTGCCGTTTGGCGCAGCAGCTCGTTCCTGGATTGGCACTGCATGGGTCCACCCAGATGTCCATCACCAGTGCTGCTGGTGTTGCTCAGGCGGCTGACGCTGGCTGTGAGCGGGTGGTGCTGGCCCGTGAGTTGGCGCTGAAGGACCTGAGACGTCTGCAGAACCAGCTGCGCGACAGGCAGTTGGCCATGCCACTGGAAGTGTTTGTGCATGGGGCGTTGTGCGTGGCCTATTCCGGCCAGTGCCTCACCAGTGAGTCGCTCGGTCAACGCAGTGCCAACCGCGGTGAGTGCGCCCAGGCCTGCCGATTGCCTTACCAAATGGTTGTTGATGGTCAGGCGTTGGATCTTGATGATCAGCGTTATCTGCTTTCTCCTCAAGACCTCTCCGCCTGGATGCAGATTCCTGAGCTTGTGGAGCTCGGCATCGCCAGTTTCAAGATTGAAGGGCGGTTAAAGGACGCCACCTATGTCGCCGCTGCAACCCAGGCTTACCGCCAGCAACTGGATGGATTGGCTTCAGATCCAGCTGCGGTGCGTCGTCAACTGGAGATGGGGTTTTCCCGGGGGCTCTCCACGGGCTGGCTTGAGGGCATCAATCACCGACGTCTTGTGCATGGGCGTTGGAGCAAAAAGCGCGGGCCTGTGGTCGGCCAGCTGCAGCGATGGGATGACCAGGGTTGGTTGACCTTGAAGGTTCAGGAACCTCTGCAATGCGGCCAGGGTGTGGTGCTGGAGGCCCAGCCCCGCGTTGCTGCCGACCCCTTGGTTCCGCCGCCTGAGATTGGCGGTCGGATCATGCAGCTTGATGACCTTGGCCGTGGCCGCTGTCGCATTCGACTTGGTCCTGGGCGTATCAACTTGCGGGGGCTTCAATCCGGCGCTTCCGTTTGGCTGACGGGGGACCCTCAGTGGCAAACCACCTGGCAAAAGCAGGCCACCCGCAGCACCGACCCCCTTGCCCTGCCTCTCAGCTTGCGGGTGAAGGGTGTGCAGGGTGAGCCCCTGGCGCTGGATCTGGTGGATCCTGTTCCCGTTGATGTCCCCCCGCTCCGCCTTCACAGCTCTGTGGCCCTTCAGCAGGCCACGGGCCAGGGTTTAGATCGGGAGCGGCTTGAGGCGCAGTTGGGACGCCTCGGTGGCACTGGCTGGAGGCTGGGGTCGTTGGAGGTTGAGCTCGAGGAGCAGCTCTTTCTTCCTGTGGCGGAGCTCAATCGCATGCGTCGCACCCTCTTGGAGCAGATGCAGGTCTGTGGCCTAACGCCTGGCAGTGCTTTGCCAACCAAGCCCGCCCTGACACCCGAAACGGTTGCCACAGCCTTGCATCAGTGCCTCACTGCTGCCCGGGGAGCTGACCCTGAGGTGCCTGAGCCAGGGGCTCCAAAGTTGGTGGTGTTGGTGCGCAGCCTGCCCCAGCTTGAGGCCTTGATTGCCCTGGATCGTCCTGACTGGATTGCCGGAGTGGTGGCGGATCTCGAGCAGCCCAGTGAGCTCAAGCGGGCCGTGGCCCTCGGCCGTGGTCAGTGGCCTGAGGGGTTGCGCCTGGCGGGACCACGCATCACCCGCCCTGATGAGGCTTGGACTCTTGAACCGCTGGTCCGGGCTGAGCCCGATGGCTATCTGGTGCGGAATGCCGATCAGCTCGAGCGACTCACGCCTCTGGCGCCCTGCAGCGGAGATTTTTCCCTCAACACAGCCAACCCCCTCACCCTGGATTGGTATCGCCAGCGCTGGGGTCTGGATCGTCTCACGGCCAGCTACGACCTCAATCTCGACCAGTTGCTGGATTTGGCTTCAGGCACCAATCCCAATTGGCTTGAAGTCACCCTTCATCAGCACATGCCGTTATTCCACATGGAGCACTGCCTGTTCTGTGCATTCCTGTCTGATGGTCACGACCACACCGATTGCGGACGCCCCTGTGAGAAGCATGAGGTCCGTCTACGGGACCGCAGTGGTGTTGAGCATCCATTGACGGCCGACCTGGGCTGCCGCAACACTCTCTTCAACGGCCGTGCCCAGAGTGGCGTGGAGGCCCTTCCTGATCTTCTCCGCGCCGGACTCACCCGTTTCCGCCTCGAGCTCCTGGACGAAGATCCGGTCGCGACGCAGCGCCGGGTTCAGCTGTATGCCCAGGCGCTCGAAGGTTCGATTCCTTCGGCAGACGTCTGGCGGCGCGAGCAGATTGACCATCGACTCGGTGTGACGCGAGGCAGTCTTCGTTCTGTAGGTCCGGAGCGCACCAGCCGGATCCATTCCTGA
- a CDS encoding DUF309 domain-containing protein: protein MNADPSIDPIRLDARFQRGVELFNAASWYDAHDVLEELWHETADPDRRVLQGLIQVAVAHVHLERGNRKGATILLGEGLGRLTGRALPDFGLDLDQLRSRVSVRLQALQQDEDPACCPVPVLLDLP from the coding sequence TTGAACGCCGATCCATCCATTGATCCAATTCGGCTCGACGCCCGCTTTCAGCGTGGTGTCGAGCTTTTTAATGCTGCGTCTTGGTATGACGCGCATGACGTGCTCGAAGAGCTTTGGCATGAGACGGCTGATCCCGACCGGCGTGTACTGCAGGGACTGATTCAGGTGGCCGTCGCCCACGTTCATCTCGAGCGCGGCAACCGCAAGGGGGCCACCATTCTTCTGGGGGAAGGATTAGGTCGTTTGACTGGCAGGGCCTTACCGGATTTCGGTCTGGATCTGGATCAGCTGCGCTCTCGAGTCTCTGTGCGTCTGCAGGCGCTTCAGCAGGACGAAGATCCCGCTTGTTGTCCCGTCCCTGTGCTACTCGATCTCCCGTGA